In Mauremys reevesii isolate NIE-2019 linkage group 8, ASM1616193v1, whole genome shotgun sequence, a single genomic region encodes these proteins:
- the SH3TC2 gene encoding SH3 domain and tetratricopeptide repeat-containing protein 2 isoform X4: MASGNPRQLDPGDQPAQVAESPLETESVSLAVGEGFPTAVFHFKEIALVFSVESRASQCVNSQLQEAARKKLWALENDDKDVCDLFKELSARLVCIQAQKDQFLLTFKTIEEIWKFSTYLALGYVACCLEHLLFDHGYWLNCSLVEDTEIRITVDEDHLATMYLGLLLQEGHFFSRAVLNVLQPMEGGEENLKLHENELVHVKDIGKESKWEGMSLLTGQRGLVAVAAIQPLSHPFYQWFLKNNPMSCGISKEISGSTSQPIGKGRCTATEDHRGRGWDELSFSKGDSIEVVGFLIPGLQWFVGKSTSSGTIGFVQSKHIAAETCEPLGKCSVFLSEEEKSSLLLPGNGSEQHYASLLEDLARTDITSVYRLAGFEPTAAFPGGPSEAALQGCKDVQLFKTFGEAAADGLSTPSNSEQSSPEGEAPPTSLEEFLLQEPYDLDDPKFFIDLNAGHMDDSEVFDPILTFLNQGCYVAPFQSLYDLSFSFLRSTFYGFSDEDKLVLYLETSRNCAKRTHLGWAHIRLCFLLGRMCIKRVKFSQARVYFEEAMSVMDKGFDDLPLLAALHVNLAAIYLKQKMRHKFSSMLGKAAALLTCLPVHCFSSENELEVVKYVLREAIIVGNAPLEARACFLVVKLFLQLGKYDEVLPFVERLQFLSTCFSSQDSSATCLDTTPILSYLYDKKYLPHITLASTRLFVPSGIKGAPTPIWRAGLVLQNTSKLLGSQLGRSSIPAIACLYLRHALTFSHESGAVSMQKTLCSVLSKMYLQHGMLDGALYYSARAVALGRLMSEEEAFESSLSLGWMYVLASQPAKAREIMLRLLPSLRETDSVTQDGAVHNLLAIALKEEGQVKKAAENYLWALNKAKETGNRRNQAIALANLGHLTLSCRATQLAESYFLQSLQLYFELQGGEDAETELVQVLLWLAQAMVSRHRIEDSKLCYELALVFALKSHNVKSQLHITESLCHFYSKVSPNLGACITYHEHWVSLAQQLRDREIEGKVLQTLSRLYQTLGIPKSLKRSLDCTKQSLRIFIDLGETAKAAQAWLQAGRLYYLLQEDELVEMYFQAAIQTALKPGELFLAMDLYEEAGDIFFNGNRNRHQAVEYYRGGAVPLARKLKATRTEMRLLNKLAELHVGLQGYEKALEFATLAARLSSSVGDQLQELVAFHRLATVYYFLQMYEIAEDCYLKTLALCSPVLQCAEEAMYYSKVYCRLGNLTLHKLKDEHDAAAYFLLALAAATELGDQKLQGAIHAKLALIYNAPLWHKGPDWCATYRARWLSEGGHVI, from the exons ATGGCATCAG GTAACCCCAGGCAGCTGGATCCAGGCGATCAGCCTGCACAGGTAGCAGAGAGCCCTCTGGAGACCGAGTCCGTATCATTGGCTGTAGGGGAAGGATTTCCAACTG CCGTGTTTCATTTTAAAGAGATTGCGCTCGTGTTCTCTGTTGAGAGTCGCGCTTCTCAGTGTGTCAACTCCCAGCTGCAGGAGGCAGCAAGGAAGAAGCTGTGGGCCCTGGAAAATGATGACAAGGATGTCTGTGATCTTTTCAAG GAGCTGTCAGCCAGGCTGGTCTGTATCCAGGCCCAGAAGGATCAGTTCCTCCTCACCTTCAAGACCATAGAAGAAATCTGGAAGTTTTCCACATATTTGGCTTTAG GCTACGTGGCTTGCTGTTTGGAGCATCTTCTCTTCGACCACGGGTACTGGCTGAACTGTTCTTTGGTAGAagacactgagatcagaattACTGTAGATGAAGATCACTTGGCCACCATGTACCTGGGTCTGCTACTCCAGGAAG GTCACTTCTTTTCCAGAGCAGTGCTCAATGTGCTTCAACcaatggaggggggagaggaaaactTAAAGCTCCACGAGAACGAACTAGTCCATGTGAAGGACATTGGGAAAGAATCAAAATGGGAAGGGATGTCCTTATTGACAGGTCAGCGAGGCCTGGTGGCTGTGGCAGCCATACAGCCACTGTCCCACCCATTTTACCA GTGGTTTCTGAAGAACAATCCAATGAGCTGCGGCATCTCCAAGGAGATCAGCGGGTCAACCTCTCAGCCAATTG gcAAGGGGCGGTGCACGGCCACAGAGGATCACAGAGGGAGAGGATGGGATGAACTGAGTTTCTCCAAGGGAGACAGCATAGAGGTTGTTGGTTTTCTTATACCAGGACTGCAGTGGTTTGTGGGGAAATCCACAAGCAGTGGGACCATTGGCTTTGTCCAGAGCAAACACATAGCGGCAGAGACTTGTGAACCTCT GGGAAAATGTTCAGTGTTTCTAAGTGAAGAAGAGAaatcctcccttctcctcccggGCAATGGCAGCGAGCAACACTACGCCAGCCTCCTCGAGGACCTGGCCCGCACAGACATCACCTCTGTGTACAGGCTTG CTGGTTTCGAACCCACAGCCGCATTCCCAGGAGGGCCATCTG AGGCTGCTCTCCAGGGGTGTAAGGATGTCCAGCTGTTCAAGACCTTTGGGGAAGCTGCTGCAGACGGCCTGTCCACACCTAGCAACTCAGAGCAGTCTAGCCCAGAGGGCGAAGCACCCCCCACTTCTCTGGAAGAATTTCTTCTGCAGGAGCCATATGACCTCGATGACCCCAAGTTCTTTATTGACCTGAACGCTGGGCACATGGACGACTCTGAAGTCTTTGATCCCATACTGACCTTCCTTAACCAAGGGTGCTATGTGGCCCCTTTCCAAAGCCTCTATGAcctctccttttccttcctccGCTCCACTTTTTATGGCTTCTCCGATGAGGACAAACTGGTCTTGTACCTTGAGACCTCCAGAAACTGTGCCAAGAGGACTCACCTAGGCTGGGCTCACATCAGGCTCTGTTTCCTTCTGGGCAGAATGTGCATCAAGAGGGTAAAGTTCTCCCAAGCCCGAGTCTATTTTGAAGAAGCCATGAGTGTCATGGACAAGGGGTTTGATGACCTGCCCCTACTGGCTGCACTGCATGTGAACCTTGCCGCCATCTACCTGAAGCAGAAGATGAGGCACAAGTTCTCCTCCATGCTGGGGAAAGCAGCGGCCCTGCTGACCTGCTTGCCTGTACACTGTTTCAGCTCCGAGAACGAGTTGGAGGTTGTGAAGTACGTCCTGAGGGAAGCCATCATCGTGGGCAATGCCCCCTTGGAGGCCCGAGCCTGCTTTCTTGTTGTCAAGCTTTTCCTGCAGTTGGGCAAATATGACGAGGTCCTGCCCTTTGTGGAGCGCCTTCAGTTCCTCTCTACCTGCTTCTCCAGCCAGGACTCCAGTGCCACATGCTTGGACACCACCCCTATCCTGAGCTACCTCTATGACAAGAAGTACTTGCCGCACATCACGTTGGCTTCCACCAGGCTGTTTGTTCCCAGTGGCATAAAGGGGGCACCGACACCCATATGGAGAGCTGGCTTAGTCCTCCAAAATACCTCCAAGCTCTTGGGAAGCCAGCTGGGCAGGAGCAGCATCCCAGCAATTGCTTGCCTATATCTCAGGCATGCATTGACCTTCTCCCATGAGAGTGGAGCTGTGTCCATGCAGAAGACCCTGTGTTCCGTCTTGTCCAAAATGTACCTCCAGCATGGCATGTTAGATGGAGCACTTTATTACTCGGCCAGAGCTGTAGCCCTTGGCAGGCTGATGAGTGAGGAAGAGGCCTTTGAATCTTCCCTCTCCTTGGGGTGGATGTATGTTCTGGCCAGCCAGCCGGCTAAGGCTAGGGAGATCATGTTGCGGCTCCTGCCTTCTCTGCGCGAGACAGACAGTGTTACTCAGGATGGGGCAGTTCACAACCTCTTGGCCATTGCCCTCAAAGAAGAAGGACAGGTGAAGAAGGCAGCAGAGAATTACCTATGGGCCTTAAACAAAGCCAAGGAGACTGGGAACAGGCGGAACCAGGCTATTGCCCTGGCCAACCTTGGACATCTGACTCTCTCGTGCAGGGCGACCCAGCTGGCTGAGAGCTACTTCCTTCAGTCTCTTCAACTGTACTTTGAACTCCAGGGTGGGGAAGATGCAGAGACAGAGCTGGTGCAGGTCCTGCTGTGGCTGGCACAGGCCATGGTGAGCAGGCACAGGATAGAAGACAGCAAACTCTGTTATGAGCTGGCACTGGTGTTTGCCCTGAAGTCACACAATGTGAAGA GTCAGCTTCATATCACTGAGTCCCTCTGCCATTTCTACAGCAAAGTATCCCCAAATCTCGGGGCCTGCATTACCTACCATGAGCACTGGGTATCCCTGGCACAGCAGCTCCGGGACAGAGAAATAGAAGGGAAAGTCCTGCAGACCCTCAGCCGGCTCTACCAGACTCTAGGCATACCCAA GTCCCTGAAACGGTCTCTGGACTGCACCAAACAGAGCTTAAGGATCTTCATCGACCTGGGGGAGACAGCCAAAGCAGCTCAGGcctggctgcaggctgggaggCTCTATTATCTCCTGCAAGAGGATGAGCTGGTGGAAATGTACTTCCAG GCAGCCATACAGACTGCACTGAAACCAGGGGAGTTGTTCTTGGCCATGGACCTGTATGAAGAGGCTGGGGATATCTTTTTCAATGGCAACCGAAACAGGCACCAAGCAGTGGAATATTACAGG ggAGGTGCTGTACCTTTGGCCAGGAAATTGAAGGCCACCAGGACAGAGATGCGGCTATTGAATAAGCTGGCAGAGCTGCACGTTGGGCTGCAGGGCTACGAGAAGGCCCTGGAATTTGCCACGCTGGCAGCCAGGCTCAGCAGCAGTGTAG GAGATCAGTTGCAAGAGCTGGTTGCGTTTCACCGCCTGGCTACGGTGTACTATTTCCTGCAGATGTATGAGATAGCAGAGGACTGCTATCTGAAGACACTTGCCCTGTGCTCTCCGGTGCTGCAATGTGCTGAAGAGGCCATGTACTATTCCAAGGTTTACTGCCGCCTTGGCAACCTGACCCTGCACAAACTGAAG GATGAACACGATGCCGCTGCCTACTTCCTGTTGGCCCTGGCTGCTGCCACCGAGCTGGGAGACCAGAAGCTCCAAGGCGCCATTCATGCCAAGCTGGCTCTCATATACAATGCTCCCCTGTGGCACAAGGGCCCGGACTGGTGTGCTACATATCGGGCCAGGTGGCTGAGCGAAGGAGGACATGTCATCTGA
- the SH3TC2 gene encoding SH3 domain and tetratricopeptide repeat-containing protein 2 isoform X2, whose product MVYMLLTLTEGVFSIGTGKEPDSCSPTSAVLLPTWSSLQNYTAEPQEKCFPEETMASGNPRQLDPGDQPAQVAESPLETESVSLAVGEGFPTAVFHFKEIALVFSVESRASQCVNSQLQEAARKKLWALENDDKDVCDLFKELSARLVCIQAQKDQFLLTFKTIEEIWKFSTYLALGYVACCLEHLLFDHGYWLNCSLVEDTEIRITVDEDHLATMYLGLLLQEGHFFSRAVLNVLQPMEGGEENLKLHENELVHVKDIGKESKWEGMSLLTGQRGLVAVAAIQPLSHPFYQWFLKNNPMSCGISKEISGSTSQPIGKGRCTATEDHRGRGWDELSFSKGDSIEVVGFLIPGLQWFVGKSTSSGTIGFVQSKHIAAETCEPLGKCSVFLSEEEKSSLLLPGNGSEQHYASLLEDLARTDITSVYRLAGFEPTAAFPGGPSEAALQGCKDVQLFKTFGEAAADGLSTPSNSEQSSPEGEAPPTSLEEFLLQEPYDLDDPKFFIDLNAGHMDDSEVFDPILTFLNQGCYVAPFQSLYDLSFSFLRSTFYGFSDEDKLVLYLETSRNCAKRTHLGWAHIRLCFLLGRMCIKRVKFSQARVYFEEAMSVMDKGFDDLPLLAALHVNLAAIYLKQKMRHKFSSMLGKAAALLTCLPVHCFSSENELEVVKYVLREAIIVGNAPLEARACFLVVKLFLQLGKYDEVLPFVERLQFLSTCFSSQDSSATCLDTTPILSYLYDKKYLPHITLASTRLFVPSGIKGAPTPIWRAGLVLQNTSKLLGSQLGRSSIPAIACLYLRHALTFSHESGAVSMQKTLCSVLSKMYLQHGMLDGALYYSARAVALGRLMSEEEAFESSLSLGWMYVLASQPAKAREIMLRLLPSLRETDSVTQDGAVHNLLAIALKEEGQVKKAAENYLWALNKAKETGNRRNQAIALANLGHLTLSCRATQLAESYFLQSLQLYFELQGGEDAETELVQVLLWLAQAMVSRHRIEDSKLCYELALVFALKSHNVKSQLHITESLCHFYSKVSPNLGACITYHEHWVSLAQQLRDREIEGKVLQTLSRLYQTLGIPKSLKRSLDCTKQSLRIFIDLGETAKAAQAWLQAGRLYYLLQEDELVEMYFQAAIQTALKPGELFLAMDLYEEAGDIFFNGNRNRHQAVEYYRGGAVPLARKLKATRTEMRLLNKLAELHVGLQGYEKALEFATLAARLSSSVGDQLQELVAFHRLATVYYFLQMYEIAEDCYLKTLALCSPVLQCAEEAMYYSKVYCRLGNLTLHKLKDEHDAAAYFLLALAAATELGDQKLQGAIHAKLALIYNAPLWHKGPDWCATYRARWLSEGGHVI is encoded by the exons GTAAAGAGCCGGATTCCTGTTCTCCCACCTCAGCCGTTCTTCTGCCCACTTGGTCCAGTCTGCAGAACTACACAGCTGAGCCTCAAGAAAAATGTTTCCCGGAGGAGACCATGGCATCAG GTAACCCCAGGCAGCTGGATCCAGGCGATCAGCCTGCACAGGTAGCAGAGAGCCCTCTGGAGACCGAGTCCGTATCATTGGCTGTAGGGGAAGGATTTCCAACTG CCGTGTTTCATTTTAAAGAGATTGCGCTCGTGTTCTCTGTTGAGAGTCGCGCTTCTCAGTGTGTCAACTCCCAGCTGCAGGAGGCAGCAAGGAAGAAGCTGTGGGCCCTGGAAAATGATGACAAGGATGTCTGTGATCTTTTCAAG GAGCTGTCAGCCAGGCTGGTCTGTATCCAGGCCCAGAAGGATCAGTTCCTCCTCACCTTCAAGACCATAGAAGAAATCTGGAAGTTTTCCACATATTTGGCTTTAG GCTACGTGGCTTGCTGTTTGGAGCATCTTCTCTTCGACCACGGGTACTGGCTGAACTGTTCTTTGGTAGAagacactgagatcagaattACTGTAGATGAAGATCACTTGGCCACCATGTACCTGGGTCTGCTACTCCAGGAAG GTCACTTCTTTTCCAGAGCAGTGCTCAATGTGCTTCAACcaatggaggggggagaggaaaactTAAAGCTCCACGAGAACGAACTAGTCCATGTGAAGGACATTGGGAAAGAATCAAAATGGGAAGGGATGTCCTTATTGACAGGTCAGCGAGGCCTGGTGGCTGTGGCAGCCATACAGCCACTGTCCCACCCATTTTACCA GTGGTTTCTGAAGAACAATCCAATGAGCTGCGGCATCTCCAAGGAGATCAGCGGGTCAACCTCTCAGCCAATTG gcAAGGGGCGGTGCACGGCCACAGAGGATCACAGAGGGAGAGGATGGGATGAACTGAGTTTCTCCAAGGGAGACAGCATAGAGGTTGTTGGTTTTCTTATACCAGGACTGCAGTGGTTTGTGGGGAAATCCACAAGCAGTGGGACCATTGGCTTTGTCCAGAGCAAACACATAGCGGCAGAGACTTGTGAACCTCT GGGAAAATGTTCAGTGTTTCTAAGTGAAGAAGAGAaatcctcccttctcctcccggGCAATGGCAGCGAGCAACACTACGCCAGCCTCCTCGAGGACCTGGCCCGCACAGACATCACCTCTGTGTACAGGCTTG CTGGTTTCGAACCCACAGCCGCATTCCCAGGAGGGCCATCTG AGGCTGCTCTCCAGGGGTGTAAGGATGTCCAGCTGTTCAAGACCTTTGGGGAAGCTGCTGCAGACGGCCTGTCCACACCTAGCAACTCAGAGCAGTCTAGCCCAGAGGGCGAAGCACCCCCCACTTCTCTGGAAGAATTTCTTCTGCAGGAGCCATATGACCTCGATGACCCCAAGTTCTTTATTGACCTGAACGCTGGGCACATGGACGACTCTGAAGTCTTTGATCCCATACTGACCTTCCTTAACCAAGGGTGCTATGTGGCCCCTTTCCAAAGCCTCTATGAcctctccttttccttcctccGCTCCACTTTTTATGGCTTCTCCGATGAGGACAAACTGGTCTTGTACCTTGAGACCTCCAGAAACTGTGCCAAGAGGACTCACCTAGGCTGGGCTCACATCAGGCTCTGTTTCCTTCTGGGCAGAATGTGCATCAAGAGGGTAAAGTTCTCCCAAGCCCGAGTCTATTTTGAAGAAGCCATGAGTGTCATGGACAAGGGGTTTGATGACCTGCCCCTACTGGCTGCACTGCATGTGAACCTTGCCGCCATCTACCTGAAGCAGAAGATGAGGCACAAGTTCTCCTCCATGCTGGGGAAAGCAGCGGCCCTGCTGACCTGCTTGCCTGTACACTGTTTCAGCTCCGAGAACGAGTTGGAGGTTGTGAAGTACGTCCTGAGGGAAGCCATCATCGTGGGCAATGCCCCCTTGGAGGCCCGAGCCTGCTTTCTTGTTGTCAAGCTTTTCCTGCAGTTGGGCAAATATGACGAGGTCCTGCCCTTTGTGGAGCGCCTTCAGTTCCTCTCTACCTGCTTCTCCAGCCAGGACTCCAGTGCCACATGCTTGGACACCACCCCTATCCTGAGCTACCTCTATGACAAGAAGTACTTGCCGCACATCACGTTGGCTTCCACCAGGCTGTTTGTTCCCAGTGGCATAAAGGGGGCACCGACACCCATATGGAGAGCTGGCTTAGTCCTCCAAAATACCTCCAAGCTCTTGGGAAGCCAGCTGGGCAGGAGCAGCATCCCAGCAATTGCTTGCCTATATCTCAGGCATGCATTGACCTTCTCCCATGAGAGTGGAGCTGTGTCCATGCAGAAGACCCTGTGTTCCGTCTTGTCCAAAATGTACCTCCAGCATGGCATGTTAGATGGAGCACTTTATTACTCGGCCAGAGCTGTAGCCCTTGGCAGGCTGATGAGTGAGGAAGAGGCCTTTGAATCTTCCCTCTCCTTGGGGTGGATGTATGTTCTGGCCAGCCAGCCGGCTAAGGCTAGGGAGATCATGTTGCGGCTCCTGCCTTCTCTGCGCGAGACAGACAGTGTTACTCAGGATGGGGCAGTTCACAACCTCTTGGCCATTGCCCTCAAAGAAGAAGGACAGGTGAAGAAGGCAGCAGAGAATTACCTATGGGCCTTAAACAAAGCCAAGGAGACTGGGAACAGGCGGAACCAGGCTATTGCCCTGGCCAACCTTGGACATCTGACTCTCTCGTGCAGGGCGACCCAGCTGGCTGAGAGCTACTTCCTTCAGTCTCTTCAACTGTACTTTGAACTCCAGGGTGGGGAAGATGCAGAGACAGAGCTGGTGCAGGTCCTGCTGTGGCTGGCACAGGCCATGGTGAGCAGGCACAGGATAGAAGACAGCAAACTCTGTTATGAGCTGGCACTGGTGTTTGCCCTGAAGTCACACAATGTGAAGA GTCAGCTTCATATCACTGAGTCCCTCTGCCATTTCTACAGCAAAGTATCCCCAAATCTCGGGGCCTGCATTACCTACCATGAGCACTGGGTATCCCTGGCACAGCAGCTCCGGGACAGAGAAATAGAAGGGAAAGTCCTGCAGACCCTCAGCCGGCTCTACCAGACTCTAGGCATACCCAA GTCCCTGAAACGGTCTCTGGACTGCACCAAACAGAGCTTAAGGATCTTCATCGACCTGGGGGAGACAGCCAAAGCAGCTCAGGcctggctgcaggctgggaggCTCTATTATCTCCTGCAAGAGGATGAGCTGGTGGAAATGTACTTCCAG GCAGCCATACAGACTGCACTGAAACCAGGGGAGTTGTTCTTGGCCATGGACCTGTATGAAGAGGCTGGGGATATCTTTTTCAATGGCAACCGAAACAGGCACCAAGCAGTGGAATATTACAGG ggAGGTGCTGTACCTTTGGCCAGGAAATTGAAGGCCACCAGGACAGAGATGCGGCTATTGAATAAGCTGGCAGAGCTGCACGTTGGGCTGCAGGGCTACGAGAAGGCCCTGGAATTTGCCACGCTGGCAGCCAGGCTCAGCAGCAGTGTAG GAGATCAGTTGCAAGAGCTGGTTGCGTTTCACCGCCTGGCTACGGTGTACTATTTCCTGCAGATGTATGAGATAGCAGAGGACTGCTATCTGAAGACACTTGCCCTGTGCTCTCCGGTGCTGCAATGTGCTGAAGAGGCCATGTACTATTCCAAGGTTTACTGCCGCCTTGGCAACCTGACCCTGCACAAACTGAAG GATGAACACGATGCCGCTGCCTACTTCCTGTTGGCCCTGGCTGCTGCCACCGAGCTGGGAGACCAGAAGCTCCAAGGCGCCATTCATGCCAAGCTGGCTCTCATATACAATGCTCCCCTGTGGCACAAGGGCCCGGACTGGTGTGCTACATATCGGGCCAGGTGGCTGAGCGAAGGAGGACATGTCATCTGA